A single genomic interval of Mycolicibacterium holsaticum DSM 44478 = JCM 12374 harbors:
- the eccB gene encoding type VII secretion protein EccB, with protein MVGEPTSRLQISGYRFLVRRMSHALVRGDVRMLDDPLRAQALSLTAGCVLAVIAIAACAVLAVLAPKGALGSAPIVMVRDSGALYVRIGDTMHPALNLASARLIAGTAATPELVSASAVDRAKRGALVGIPGAPNTLSSPLDAQESNWTVCQDAASTTTLLVGAATEGMDVGRNALVVAGGEGAAATYLLYDGVRARVDLRNPAVVRALQLDGVEPRILSRALLDAVPEVPALTVPAIAHAGAAGPARLHGIAVGTVVRLPQADSTEYYVVLSDGVQRIGAVAADLIRFTYAAGRPDITTVEPGVIGTVPVVDDLPVGRFPQRGGVADDPVLCTLWSWSASAEHAVVVGNSLPRHDADAATTLAQADGAGAGIDRIYLPRGRAAYVRASGVTGAGADTGALYYVDPSGVAFGVHDEDAAKRLGLSGPPVPAPWPVLARLPRGPELSVGAASIVRDTLGSPS; from the coding sequence ATGGTTGGCGAGCCGACGAGCAGACTGCAGATCAGCGGATACCGTTTCCTGGTGCGCCGGATGTCGCACGCCCTGGTCCGCGGTGACGTTCGGATGCTCGACGATCCGCTGCGTGCACAAGCGCTTTCGCTGACGGCGGGCTGCGTGCTGGCGGTCATCGCCATCGCCGCCTGCGCGGTCCTGGCGGTCCTGGCGCCCAAGGGCGCGTTGGGCAGCGCACCGATCGTCATGGTGCGTGACTCCGGCGCGTTGTACGTGCGGATCGGTGACACCATGCACCCGGCGCTCAACCTCGCCTCGGCCCGGCTGATCGCGGGCACGGCGGCCACTCCGGAACTGGTCAGCGCATCGGCCGTCGACCGTGCGAAAAGGGGTGCGCTGGTGGGTATTCCCGGCGCCCCGAACACCTTGTCGTCGCCGCTGGATGCGCAGGAGTCCAACTGGACGGTGTGCCAGGACGCCGCATCGACGACCACGCTGCTCGTCGGCGCGGCTACCGAAGGCATGGATGTGGGCCGCAACGCTCTGGTCGTCGCGGGGGGAGAAGGCGCCGCGGCGACCTACCTGCTCTACGACGGGGTGCGGGCACGGGTGGACCTGCGTAACCCCGCCGTGGTTCGTGCGCTGCAACTCGACGGTGTCGAGCCCCGCATCCTCTCCCGGGCATTGCTCGACGCGGTCCCGGAGGTCCCCGCACTCACCGTGCCCGCCATCGCGCACGCCGGCGCAGCGGGGCCGGCCAGGCTGCACGGGATCGCCGTGGGCACGGTCGTCCGTCTGCCGCAGGCGGATTCGACCGAGTACTACGTCGTGCTCAGCGACGGTGTGCAGCGCATCGGTGCGGTCGCCGCCGATCTCATCCGGTTCACGTACGCTGCGGGCCGGCCCGACATCACCACCGTCGAGCCGGGAGTGATCGGAACCGTGCCCGTCGTCGACGACCTTCCCGTCGGCCGATTCCCCCAACGCGGTGGTGTGGCCGACGACCCTGTGTTGTGTACGCTGTGGAGCTGGTCGGCGTCGGCGGAACATGCAGTTGTGGTAGGCAATTCGCTGCCGAGGCACGACGCCGATGCGGCCACGACGCTGGCGCAGGCCGACGGTGCCGGGGCTGGCATCGACCGTATCTACCTGCCGCGCGGGCGCGCAGCCTACGTGCGCGCATCCGGTGTGACGGGGGCGGGCGCCGACACCGGTGCGCTGTACTACGTCGACCCCTCCGGGGTGGCGTTCGGCGTGCACGACGAGGACGCCGCCAAACGGCTCGGGCTGTCCGGTCCGCCGGTGCCTGCGCCGTGGCCGGTGCTGGCCAGGCTCCCACGGGGACCGGAGCTCAGCGTCGGGGCGGCGTCAATCGTGCGCGACACCCTCGGGTCGCCGTCGTAA
- a CDS encoding polyprenyl synthetase family protein has translation MTDAAQRQDLITEVESRLRRVARTVRRSMLDAMPDGEPVQWLYGPMREYPSRPGKALRPALCLSAGRAFGGDPNDLLGIAVAIELLHNAFLVHDDIADGSEMRRGRPTLAAAHGMAAALNAGDGLAIVASQVLRRATRRLDRDLADLVWGEFDTMALRTLEGQATEVGWQLDNVENVTPEDYLNLIMHKTCWYTTIHPLRVGAIVGSRGTAELTGLVRFGFHFGAAFQIRDDLLNLLGDEHTYGKEILGDLFEGKRTLPLVHLLSAAADADRELVRDHLRRTRAQRSVETVRTIRALMDDYGSITFTSEYAEGILLVAEEYFEQAFADARPGSDLDFLRALVPYVWARWR, from the coding sequence ATGACGGACGCCGCGCAACGGCAAGACCTGATCACCGAGGTCGAGAGCCGGCTTCGCCGGGTGGCCCGCACCGTGCGACGCTCGATGCTGGACGCGATGCCCGACGGCGAACCCGTCCAATGGTTGTACGGGCCGATGCGTGAATATCCGTCGCGGCCCGGCAAGGCCCTTCGGCCCGCGTTGTGTCTTTCGGCAGGCCGGGCGTTCGGCGGTGATCCGAACGATCTGCTGGGTATCGCGGTGGCAATCGAGCTGTTGCACAACGCTTTTCTCGTACATGACGACATCGCGGACGGCAGCGAGATGCGCCGAGGCCGGCCGACGCTGGCGGCGGCCCACGGCATGGCGGCCGCGCTGAACGCCGGTGACGGGCTGGCGATCGTGGCGAGCCAGGTGCTGCGGCGCGCGACCCGGCGGCTGGACCGTGATCTCGCCGACCTGGTGTGGGGTGAGTTCGACACCATGGCGTTGCGCACGCTGGAAGGCCAGGCGACAGAGGTGGGTTGGCAGCTCGACAACGTCGAGAACGTCACCCCAGAGGACTACCTCAACCTCATCATGCATAAAACCTGTTGGTACACCACCATTCACCCGTTGCGGGTGGGTGCCATCGTCGGCTCTCGGGGGACCGCGGAGCTCACCGGGCTGGTCCGGTTCGGCTTCCATTTCGGTGCGGCGTTTCAGATCCGCGACGATCTGCTGAACCTGCTGGGCGACGAGCACACGTACGGCAAGGAGATCCTCGGTGACCTCTTCGAGGGCAAGCGCACCCTGCCGCTCGTGCATCTGCTGTCCGCCGCTGCCGACGCCGATCGCGAGCTCGTGCGCGATCATCTTCGCCGGACCAGGGCGCAACGTTCCGTCGAGACCGTCCGCACCATCCGGGCGCTGATGGACGACTACGGCAGCATCACGTTCACGAGCGAATACGCCGAGGGGATCCTGCTGGTCGCCGAGGAGTACTTCGAGCAGGCGTTCGCCGACGCCCGCCCGGGATCTGATCTCGACTTCTTGCGTGCCCTGGTGCCCTACGTGTGGGCCCGCTGGCGTTAA
- the mycP gene encoding type VII secretion-associated serine protease mycosin codes for MTQARMLLAVLLAVSPVCVASPAAAVNPPPVDDSLLPRATSPAPPQPTRQQEPCVSTAQSTEDTGSAQLDALDLPSVWTLTRGAGQTVAVIDTGVTRHRLLPHLIPGGDYVSTGDGTEDCDGHGTIVAGIVGAAAEPGDGNTFRGVAPDATILGIRQSSSKFRAVDEPTGSGFGDVDTLATAVRTAADMGATVINVSTVACLPAEDVLDDRALGAALAYAVDVKNAVVVAAAGNVGGTGQCPQQNPVDSARTGRPDWAGVQVVVSPAWYDDYVLTVGSVGPNGAPSDFSLAGPWVDVAAPGEGVVSLDPDGEGVVAELPAPGGATPIAGTSYAAPVVAGIAALLRSRSPELTARQVMARIEGTARHPAAGWDPVVGHGVVDPVAAVTGGPAQPYAADAPSPRRVSVPAVNPPDERPAHIAVRGAVICVVVSAVVVAVAWLRRRPEGVAHD; via the coding sequence ATGACGCAGGCAAGGATGCTGTTGGCGGTGCTCTTGGCCGTTTCACCGGTGTGCGTGGCATCGCCTGCAGCAGCGGTGAACCCACCGCCGGTGGATGACTCGCTGCTGCCCAGGGCGACGTCACCCGCACCACCGCAGCCCACCCGGCAACAAGAGCCGTGTGTGTCCACCGCGCAGTCCACCGAGGACACCGGGTCGGCCCAACTCGACGCCCTTGACCTGCCGTCGGTCTGGACGCTGACCCGCGGCGCCGGTCAGACCGTCGCGGTCATCGACACCGGGGTGACGCGGCACCGCCTGCTGCCCCACCTCATCCCGGGCGGCGACTACGTCTCGACCGGTGACGGCACCGAGGATTGCGACGGTCACGGCACGATCGTGGCCGGTATCGTCGGAGCGGCCGCAGAACCCGGTGACGGCAACACCTTTCGGGGCGTCGCGCCCGACGCGACGATCCTGGGTATCCGCCAGTCCAGCAGCAAGTTCCGTGCCGTCGACGAGCCGACCGGTTCCGGGTTCGGCGACGTCGACACCCTGGCCACGGCGGTCCGCACCGCCGCCGATATGGGCGCCACCGTGATCAACGTGTCCACGGTGGCCTGCCTGCCCGCCGAGGACGTGCTGGACGACCGCGCTCTCGGTGCGGCGCTGGCGTACGCCGTCGACGTGAAGAACGCCGTCGTGGTGGCCGCTGCCGGAAACGTCGGTGGCACCGGACAATGCCCCCAGCAGAACCCGGTGGATTCCGCGCGGACCGGCCGACCCGACTGGGCGGGTGTGCAGGTGGTGGTCAGCCCCGCCTGGTACGACGACTACGTGCTGACGGTCGGCTCGGTGGGTCCCAACGGTGCGCCGTCGGACTTCAGCCTGGCGGGCCCGTGGGTCGACGTCGCCGCACCCGGCGAAGGGGTGGTGTCGTTGGATCCCGACGGCGAGGGTGTCGTCGCCGAGCTGCCCGCGCCCGGCGGCGCGACGCCGATCGCAGGCACGAGTTACGCCGCCCCGGTCGTGGCCGGGATCGCCGCGTTGCTGCGGTCACGTTCACCGGAGTTGACGGCGCGACAGGTGATGGCACGCATCGAGGGCACCGCGCGTCATCCCGCCGCCGGATGGGATCCGGTGGTCGGACATGGGGTTGTCGATCCCGTTGCCGCGGTCACCGGCGGTCCCGCCCAGCCGTACGCTGCCGACGCGCCGTCGCCACGCCGGGTGTCGGTCCCCGCCGTGAACCCACCGGACGAACGGCCCGCACACATCGCCGTGCGCGGTGCGGTGATCTGTGTTGTGGTGTCGGCGGTTGTGGTCGCGGTGGCGTGGTTACGACGGCGACCCGAGGGTGTCGCGCACGATTGA
- the eccD gene encoding type VII secretion integral membrane protein EccD has translation MRNALCRLTVQHDGDDDAFTEVDLALPRNTHLCQLMPSIVELARGEDAATAGSRWRLFRIDGHPLEESMTLDQNDVDDGATLLLTTVAPPEPVWVPCDVSHVAARLTNAAEPTALLPVAGAVVAAAVAAAALCWAAAPMTARLATAVGMAAAAALTAAMVDRTHTDGPVGATLSVSAVMYSTAAGFVAVPAGPAAAHLLLASAAAMSMSMVLLRLTRCAVMWLTAIAAAAALLATATGVAVAWRLQPAAVGALLACGSLLALTVAPRMSMIVTGIGPSPPDLAEPVPDAFRVMSTQHVLTGLVVGATTSATVGCAVLTFDAAPPSVAFVAAVAVVLLLRTRTHAVSARRTALGLGGIATAALFFAMATVAVPGQVYWLSPLVGLAGVAGLSRLLGLTAGPVVQRIVDVIEYVAVAAVVPLACWVAGVYGAVRATGLL, from the coding sequence GTGCGAAATGCGCTATGCCGGCTAACGGTTCAGCACGACGGCGATGACGATGCCTTCACAGAGGTGGACCTCGCACTGCCGCGCAACACGCACCTGTGTCAGCTGATGCCGTCGATTGTGGAGCTGGCACGCGGCGAGGACGCAGCGACGGCAGGCTCTCGCTGGCGGCTGTTCCGCATCGACGGCCACCCGCTCGAGGAATCGATGACGCTGGACCAGAACGACGTCGACGACGGGGCGACGTTGCTGCTCACCACCGTCGCCCCACCCGAGCCGGTGTGGGTACCCTGCGACGTCAGCCACGTCGCCGCGCGGCTCACCAACGCCGCCGAGCCCACCGCGCTGCTCCCCGTCGCGGGCGCTGTGGTCGCGGCAGCCGTTGCCGCCGCGGCGCTGTGCTGGGCGGCCGCCCCGATGACTGCCCGCCTTGCCACGGCGGTGGGCATGGCCGCCGCTGCCGCGCTGACGGCGGCCATGGTGGACCGGACACATACCGATGGGCCGGTGGGTGCGACGTTGAGCGTGTCGGCGGTGATGTACTCGACCGCAGCGGGTTTCGTCGCAGTTCCTGCCGGTCCGGCCGCAGCGCATCTGCTGCTGGCATCTGCGGCGGCGATGTCGATGTCCATGGTGCTGCTGCGCCTGACGCGCTGCGCCGTCATGTGGTTGACGGCGATCGCCGCCGCCGCGGCGTTGCTCGCCACGGCGACTGGCGTCGCTGTCGCGTGGCGTCTTCAACCGGCTGCCGTCGGCGCCCTGCTCGCGTGCGGGTCGCTGCTTGCTTTGACGGTGGCGCCGCGTATGTCGATGATCGTCACCGGCATCGGACCCTCGCCGCCGGACCTGGCCGAGCCGGTGCCCGACGCCTTCCGGGTGATGTCGACCCAGCACGTGCTTACCGGACTGGTTGTCGGCGCCACGACATCTGCAACGGTGGGTTGCGCGGTACTCACCTTCGACGCCGCACCGCCGAGCGTGGCGTTCGTCGCCGCGGTCGCCGTCGTGCTGCTGCTGCGGACCCGCACCCATGCGGTTTCGGCTCGGCGCACCGCTCTGGGACTCGGTGGGATCGCCACGGCAGCACTGTTTTTCGCGATGGCTACGGTCGCGGTACCCGGCCAAGTCTACTGGCTCAGCCCGTTGGTGGGGTTGGCGGGCGTCGCGGGGCTGAGCCGACTGTTGGGCCTGACGGCCGGTCCCGTGGTGCAGCGCATCGTCGACGTCATCGAATATGTCGCTGTCGCAGCGGTGGTGCCGTTGGCCTGCTGGGTCGCCGGAGTGTACGGGGCGGTGCGGGCGACGGGTCTGCTATGA